In Blattabacterium cuenoti, the following proteins share a genomic window:
- the proS gene encoding proline--tRNA ligase — MSQLSKRSENYSKWYNEIVVKSGLAEFSGVRGFMIIKPYGYSLWDRMKTILDKMLQLTGHQNVYFPLLIPKSAFSKEKEHTEIFSEGCAVVTHSRLKKNQDKEELIVDPESKLQEELVIRPTSESIIWKTYKRWIQSYRDLPILFNQWGNALRWEMRTRLFLRTSEFLWQEGHTAHSTEKEAIEEAIKILNIYTDFSEKFLAIPVLKGIKPYMDKFYGSEKTYCIEALMQDGKALQIGTSHFLGQNFSKAFDVKFTNSNGKKEYVWGTSWGVSTRLIGGLVMSHSDDRGLVLPPKIAPIQIVIIPIYYKENNTIINKISEKILNIIKKEKIRVKYDNRITLTPGWKFHEYEIKGVPIRISIGKNEIQNEKVEIFRRDTYEKTYIPWKNLKDSILKLLDEIQKNIYKKAFHRTQKLIIKSDHYNDFKNKINHSGGFIFAHWDGTKNTGKKIQEETEATIRCIPMYNEKEKGKCIFSGKPSMQRVVFSKSY, encoded by the coding sequence ATGAGTCAATTAAGTAAACGTAGTGAAAATTACTCAAAATGGTACAATGAAATTGTTGTTAAATCTGGTTTAGCAGAATTTTCCGGAGTACGTGGTTTTATGATTATTAAACCATATGGATACTCTTTATGGGATAGAATGAAAACAATACTAGACAAAATGTTACAATTAACTGGACATCAAAATGTTTATTTTCCTTTACTTATTCCAAAATCTGCTTTCTCAAAAGAAAAAGAGCATACTGAAATTTTTTCTGAAGGATGTGCCGTTGTTACACATTCTAGATTAAAAAAAAATCAAGATAAAGAAGAGCTAATCGTTGATCCTGAATCTAAGTTGCAAGAAGAACTAGTAATTAGACCTACTTCAGAAAGTATTATATGGAAAACTTATAAACGTTGGATTCAATCTTATAGAGATTTACCAATTTTATTTAATCAGTGGGGAAATGCACTAAGATGGGAAATGCGAACTCGTTTATTTCTTAGAACTTCTGAATTCTTATGGCAAGAAGGGCATACGGCTCATTCTACAGAAAAAGAAGCTATAGAAGAAGCCATAAAAATATTAAATATTTATACAGATTTTTCAGAAAAATTTTTGGCTATTCCTGTATTGAAAGGAATCAAACCATATATGGATAAATTCTATGGTTCAGAAAAAACATACTGCATCGAAGCCCTTATGCAAGATGGAAAAGCTTTACAAATTGGAACCTCACATTTTTTAGGACAAAATTTTTCTAAAGCTTTTGATGTGAAATTTACTAATTCTAACGGAAAAAAAGAATATGTATGGGGGACTTCTTGGGGCGTATCTACAAGATTAATAGGGGGATTAGTTATGTCGCATTCTGATGATCGAGGTTTAGTCTTACCTCCAAAAATAGCTCCTATACAAATTGTTATTATTCCTATATATTATAAAGAAAACAATACAATCATTAATAAAATATCAGAAAAAATTTTAAATATTATAAAAAAAGAAAAAATAAGAGTAAAATATGATAATAGAATTACATTGACTCCTGGATGGAAATTTCATGAATATGAAATAAAAGGAGTGCCTATACGAATTAGCATAGGAAAAAATGAAATACAAAATGAAAAAGTAGAAATATTTAGAAGAGACACATATGAAAAAACATATATACCTTGGAAAAATTTAAAAGATTCAATACTAAAATTACTAGATGAAATACAAAAAAATATTTATAAAAAAGCTTTTCACAGAACTCAAAAATTAATTATAAAATCAGATCATTACAATGATTTTAAGAATAAAATAAATCATTCAGGAGGATTTATTTTTGCTCATTGGGATGGAACAAAAAATACAGGGAAAAAAATTCAAGAAGAAACAGAAGCAACTATACGTTGCATTCCTATGTATAATGAAAAGGAAAAAGGAAAATGCATTTTTTCTGGAAAACCTTCTATGCAAAGAGTAGTTTTTTCTAAATCTTATTGA
- a CDS encoding dihydroorotate oxidase: MIMKKIDISANINGIKLPLCILNASGVLCSTDEELSSLLNSSSGGVVTKSCTHKPRKGNVLPRYFEWNTGSINSMGLPNLGINFYLNFLENKNINKPIFLSISGLSTEENCFLIRKANQSSKVTAIELNLSCPNLLEKENMLGYDFYKISNFMENIFKFNKKPLGIKLPPYFQDAHIKNVALILNQFPIFFITCINSLPNGLFIDTNKESVVIRPKKGFGGIGGSIIKPFALANIHKFYTYLRKDISIIGCGGISSGEDIFEHILCGASAVQIGTQFMKEGISVFERLKKELTFILEKKNYSSINSFKGRLKNFQ; this comes from the coding sequence GTGATTATGAAAAAAATAGATATTTCTGCTAATATAAACGGGATAAAACTCCCGTTATGTATTCTGAATGCATCAGGAGTTCTTTGTTCAACTGATGAAGAACTATCCAGTTTATTAAATAGTTCTTCTGGTGGAGTTGTGACAAAAAGTTGTACACATAAACCAAGAAAAGGAAATGTTTTACCTAGATATTTTGAATGGAATACAGGAAGTATAAATTCAATGGGATTACCTAATCTTGGTATTAATTTTTATCTAAATTTTTTAGAAAATAAAAATATAAATAAACCTATTTTTCTTTCTATATCCGGATTATCTACAGAAGAAAACTGTTTTCTTATTCGAAAAGCAAACCAATCTTCAAAAGTCACTGCTATAGAATTAAATTTGTCTTGTCCAAATCTTCTTGAAAAAGAAAATATGTTAGGTTATGATTTTTATAAAATTTCAAATTTTATGGAAAATATATTTAAATTTAATAAAAAACCTTTAGGAATTAAACTTCCTCCTTATTTTCAAGATGCACATATTAAAAATGTAGCTTTAATTCTAAATCAGTTTCCTATTTTTTTTATTACTTGTATTAATAGTTTACCTAATGGTCTTTTTATTGACACAAATAAGGAGTCAGTAGTAATACGACCTAAAAAAGGATTTGGAGGAATAGGCGGGTCAATTATAAAACCATTTGCATTAGCTAACATTCATAAGTTTTATACTTATCTTCGAAAAGATATTTCTATAATAGGATGTGGAGGGATTTCTTCTGGAGAAGATATTTTTGAACACATATTATGTGGAGCTTCTGCTGTTCAAATTGGAACACAATTTATGAAGGAGGGAATTTCGGTATTTGAAAGACTGAAAAAAGAGTTGACTTTTATTTTAGAAAAAAAGAATTATTCATCTATAAATAGTTTTAAAGGAAGATTAAAAAATTTTCAATAA
- the pyrF gene encoding orotidine-5'-phosphate decarboxylase, producing the protein MEEKEQFFLEIYNLGIIKFGNFTLKSGMNSSIYIDFRPIASRPDLLIKLSDLLIHEVPSYDFELICGVPYAALPIATALSLVYKIPLIIKRKENKGYGTERMIEGIYKKGQNCLIIEDVITSGDSLLKTVIDLEKEGLIIKNIMSILDREQGGIENIKKRGYNIRTLFRIGEVFKILRKKHFLKKKEIDMIQFFFRKKNIKNIQNKRISYEEKKDKISHPIGKKLIDITLKKKTNLIVSADLIYTKNILKLVNLIGDRICGLKLHADIIDDFSYSFINNLKNISIEKKFLLFEDRKLCDVGPTNCLQLHYGIHKISSWADIITAHVLAGSMSIQNLNIPSSIGLITISEMSSYGRLSDDNYVRKALNISLKNPKVIGTVAQRKIDDRLLLFTPGIHFSMKTNNVGNNYIHPVQAFEKNGSDFIIVGKAIYQSVNPKITAEEYRNAGWKAYENGL; encoded by the coding sequence ATGGAAGAAAAAGAACAATTTTTTTTAGAAATTTATAATTTAGGAATTATAAAATTTGGAAATTTCACATTAAAAAGTGGAATGAATTCTTCTATATATATAGATTTTCGTCCAATAGCTTCTAGACCTGATTTATTAATAAAGTTATCGGATTTACTGATACATGAAGTGCCATCTTATGATTTCGAGTTAATTTGTGGAGTTCCATATGCGGCTTTACCGATAGCTACTGCTTTATCTTTGGTCTATAAAATTCCGCTAATTATTAAAAGAAAAGAAAATAAAGGATATGGGACTGAACGAATGATTGAAGGAATATATAAAAAAGGACAAAACTGCTTAATTATAGAAGATGTTATCACAAGCGGAGATAGTTTACTAAAAACGGTAATAGACCTTGAAAAAGAAGGATTAATAATAAAAAATATTATGTCTATTCTTGATAGAGAACAAGGAGGAATAGAAAATATAAAAAAAAGAGGATATAATATCCGAACTTTATTTCGAATAGGAGAAGTTTTCAAAATATTAAGAAAGAAACATTTTTTAAAAAAAAAAGAAATAGACATGATTCAATTTTTTTTTAGAAAAAAAAATATAAAAAATATTCAAAATAAACGGATATCCTATGAAGAAAAAAAAGATAAAATCTCTCATCCTATAGGAAAAAAACTTATAGATATTACATTGAAAAAAAAAACAAATTTAATAGTTTCCGCTGATTTAATATATACTAAAAATATTTTGAAATTAGTAAATTTAATTGGCGACAGAATTTGTGGATTAAAACTACATGCAGATATTATAGATGATTTTTCATATTCATTTATAAATAATCTTAAAAACATTTCTATAGAAAAAAAATTTTTATTATTCGAAGATAGAAAATTATGTGACGTTGGTCCTACTAATTGTCTTCAATTGCATTACGGAATACATAAAATTTCTTCTTGGGCGGACATCATTACAGCGCACGTCCTTGCTGGTAGTATGAGTATACAAAATTTGAACATACCTTCTAGTATAGGGTTGATTACAATATCTGAAATGTCCTCTTATGGAAGATTATCTGATGATAATTATGTAAGAAAAGCGCTAAATATTTCTTTAAAAAATCCAAAAGTTATTGGAACTGTTGCACAAAGAAAAATAGATGATCGATTATTATTATTTACACCTGGGATTCATTTTTCTATGAAAACAAATAATGTAGGAAATAATTACATTCATCCTGTTCAAGCTTTTGAAAAAAATGGAAGTGATTTTATTATTGTGGGGAAAGCTATTTATCAATCTGTAAATCCTAAAATCACAGCAGAAGAATATAGAAATGCAGGATGGAAAGCTTATGAAAATGGACTTTAA
- a CDS encoding MarC family protein: MEWINSLISCFMILFSIIDILGNAPIIMGFKSKGNIIDTKKVIITSLVIFLSFLFLGQPMLKIIGVDVHSFSVAGSVVLFLIGLEMILGIDLHKVTENAQTSIVPIAFPLIAGPGSLTTLISLRATYDVNVILLSLILNMIVVYFVIDRCDFIAEKIGNNGLDILKKIFGIVLLAFAVKIFGANAGQLFQQ; the protein is encoded by the coding sequence ATGGAATGGATAAATTCATTAATCAGTTGTTTTATGATACTTTTTAGCATTATAGACATATTAGGGAACGCCCCCATAATTATGGGGTTTAAATCAAAGGGGAACATTATAGACACTAAAAAAGTTATAATCACTTCTCTTGTAATATTTTTATCTTTTCTTTTTTTAGGACAACCTATGCTGAAAATTATTGGAGTTGATGTGCATTCTTTCTCTGTAGCGGGATCTGTAGTATTATTTTTAATAGGTTTAGAAATGATATTGGGAATAGACCTTCATAAGGTTACGGAAAATGCTCAAACTTCTATTGTTCCAATAGCTTTTCCACTTATAGCTGGTCCTGGATCTTTAACTACTTTAATTTCATTAAGAGCAACTTATGACGTAAATGTTATTCTTTTATCTCTCATTTTGAATATGATAGTTGTTTATTTTGTTATAGATAGATGTGATTTTATAGCTGAAAAAATAGGAAATAACGGATTGGATATTTTAAAGAAAATATTTGGAATTGTTTTATTAGCTTTTGCTGTGAAAATTTTTGGGGCAAATGCGGGGCAATTATTTCAGCAATAA
- the fbp gene encoding class 1 fructose-bisphosphatase, with protein MYTLGEFIIENRDRFSYSTEALLRLFSSIKLASKAIHKEVNKAGLTEKIIGSSGVTNVQGENQQKLDDFAHKAFIESFKSRNVVCGIASEESKDFIVIKGKQEKNFKNQYIVLIDPLDGSSNIDVNVSIGTIFSVYMRKSPIQMNLTIEDFLQKGNQQILAGYIIYGSSTILVYSTGNGVHGFTLDPSVGTFYLSHFNLRFPKTEKIYSINEGNSDKFPNGIREFIRYCQEEKDNRPYTARYIGSLVGDFHRNMIQGGIYIYPKTASSPEGKLRLLYECNPIAFLAEQAGGKASDGKKRILDIKPTKLHQRTPFACGPTGMVSKLEEFMGYCE; from the coding sequence ATGTATACATTAGGAGAGTTTATTATAGAAAATAGAGATCGTTTTTCATATTCCACCGAAGCATTATTACGATTGTTTAGCTCTATAAAATTAGCTTCTAAAGCTATTCATAAAGAAGTTAATAAAGCAGGGTTAACAGAAAAAATCATAGGAAGTTCTGGCGTTACTAATGTGCAAGGTGAAAATCAACAAAAATTGGATGATTTTGCTCATAAAGCTTTCATTGAATCTTTTAAAAGTCGAAATGTTGTTTGCGGAATTGCTTCTGAAGAAAGTAAAGATTTTATAGTAATAAAAGGAAAACAAGAAAAAAATTTTAAAAATCAGTACATTGTTTTAATAGATCCACTTGATGGTTCTTCTAATATCGATGTGAATGTATCTATTGGAACTATATTTTCTGTATATATGAGAAAATCTCCTATTCAAATGAATTTAACAATAGAAGATTTTTTGCAAAAAGGCAATCAACAAATTCTTGCCGGATATATTATTTATGGATCTTCTACTATATTGGTATATAGCACTGGAAATGGGGTGCATGGATTTACTTTAGATCCTTCAGTTGGAACATTTTACTTATCTCATTTTAATCTTCGTTTTCCTAAAACAGAAAAGATATATTCTATTAATGAAGGTAATTCTGATAAATTCCCTAATGGAATTAGGGAATTTATCAGGTATTGTCAAGAAGAAAAAGATAATCGTCCCTATACAGCAAGATATATTGGATCTTTAGTCGGAGATTTTCACCGAAATATGATACAAGGAGGAATATATATCTATCCAAAAACAGCTTCTTCTCCAGAAGGAAAATTAAGATTACTTTATGAATGTAATCCTATCGCTTTTTTAGCAGAACAAGCTGGAGGAAAAGCTTCTGATGGGAAAAAACGGATTTTAGACATAAAACCAACTAAATTGCATCAAAGAACTCCATTTGCTTGTGGGCCTACAGGGATGGTTTCCAAGTTAGAAGAGTTTATGGGATATTGTGAATAA
- a CDS encoding lysophospholipid acyltransferase family protein encodes MRIIQISLILLWRTWFFLINIFLIPLWAGASIPFLFKEKHYPIAYWFHQMWARSNLFLMGFWYVLEKDKEMLDKNQQYVIISNHSSIMDIMLIYSLMRNHPLVFVGKAELAKLPFFGFVYKKSNILIDRKNLSSCIHVFKKIEDKVDSGKSVCIFPEGGVPKPHIFLDHFKNGAFFIAILKKISIIPFTIADIKTKFPSSSITKGRPGKIRIKQHHSISTKNLSLKDKNNLKEKCFNLIKYQLEKFEREKKNS; translated from the coding sequence ATGAGAATTATACAAATATCATTAATATTGTTATGGCGTACATGGTTTTTTCTTATCAATATATTTTTGATTCCCTTATGGGCAGGAGCTTCTATCCCGTTTCTTTTCAAAGAAAAACACTATCCTATTGCATATTGGTTTCATCAAATGTGGGCTAGAAGCAATCTTTTTCTTATGGGGTTTTGGTATGTGTTAGAAAAAGATAAAGAAATGTTAGATAAGAATCAACAATACGTAATTATCAGTAATCATAGTTCTATTATGGATATTATGTTAATTTACTCTTTGATGAGAAATCATCCTTTGGTTTTTGTTGGAAAGGCAGAGTTAGCTAAGCTTCCTTTTTTTGGATTTGTTTATAAAAAGAGTAATATTCTTATTGATAGAAAAAATTTATCGAGTTGTATACATGTATTTAAAAAAATAGAAGATAAAGTAGATTCTGGAAAAAGTGTCTGTATCTTTCCAGAAGGTGGTGTCCCTAAACCTCATATTTTCTTAGATCATTTCAAGAACGGGGCTTTTTTTATCGCTATTTTAAAAAAAATTTCTATTATTCCTTTTACTATAGCTGACATAAAAACAAAATTTCCCAGTTCTTCTATTACAAAAGGAAGACCAGGAAAAATAAGAATTAAACAACATCATTCCATATCAACAAAAAATTTATCCTTAAAAGATAAGAACAATTTGAAAGAAAAATGTTTTAATTTAATAAAATATCAATTAGAAAAATTTGAACGTGAAAAAAAAAATAGTTAA
- a CDS encoding ribonuclease HI has product MKKKIHIYTDGSSKGNPGPGGYGIFIEIFFGHFYNRKIISEGFRYTTNNRMELLSVIVGLEKIKNKKQNIIVFTDSKYIVNTVQNRWIYKWEKNNFHNKKNVDLWKRFLYLFYQHFVIFHWIKSHNDHYINDYCDRLSVEASKKKTLKIDYIYENI; this is encoded by the coding sequence GTGAAAAAAAAAATACATATTTATACTGACGGCTCTTCGAAAGGAAATCCTGGACCAGGAGGGTATGGAATTTTTATAGAAATATTTTTTGGTCATTTTTATAATAGAAAAATAATTTCAGAAGGATTTCGTTATACAACTAATAATAGAATGGAACTGTTATCAGTGATAGTGGGATTGGAAAAAATAAAAAATAAAAAGCAAAATATTATTGTTTTTACTGATTCTAAATATATTGTAAATACTGTGCAAAATAGATGGATTTATAAATGGGAAAAAAATAACTTTCACAATAAAAAAAATGTAGATTTATGGAAAAGGTTTTTATATTTGTTTTACCAACATTTTGTTATATTTCATTGGATAAAAAGTCATAATGATCATTATATCAATGACTATTGTGATAGATTGTCTGTTGAGGCTTCCAAAAAAAAAACTTTAAAAATAGACTACATATATGAAAATATATGA
- a CDS encoding RNA methyltransferase, giving the protein MKKIYSIQNTKIKDLIKIYQKKNYMNVFFVEGIKEFEMAIKGNFSPIKIFICEKIFKKYNMIQSFHSITFIISMKIFKKLAYRDNSGGIIALFKEKKYINQLKNIKISNNNSYLILILDGIEKPGNIGAMLRVADVANIHIIILCNMKTYVYNSNIIRCSLGTLFTRNIFIEKIESIIYWLQKNKIQVLTTGFHKHKKAINLYHTKFYHNNNIAIVFGSENKGVSNIWIEKANKIITIPMFGNIDSLNVSNAMSIIIYEIIRQRNYAKI; this is encoded by the coding sequence ATGAAAAAAATATATAGCATACAAAATACAAAAATTAAAGATTTGATAAAAATTTATCAAAAAAAAAATTATATGAATGTTTTTTTTGTTGAAGGAATAAAAGAATTTGAAATGGCTATAAAAGGGAATTTTTCCCCAATAAAAATATTTATATGCGAAAAAATATTTAAAAAATATAATATGATTCAGTCATTTCATTCCATCACTTTTATTATTAGTATGAAAATTTTTAAAAAATTAGCATACAGAGATAATTCAGGGGGAATTATTGCTCTGTTTAAAGAAAAAAAATATATAAATCAATTGAAAAACATAAAAATTTCTAATAATAATTCTTATTTAATACTTATACTAGATGGAATAGAAAAACCTGGGAATATAGGAGCTATGTTAAGAGTAGCTGACGTCGCAAATATTCATATTATCATACTATGTAACATGAAAACTTATGTGTATAACTCTAATATTATTAGATGTAGCTTAGGGACTCTTTTTACAAGAAACATTTTTATAGAAAAAATAGAATCAATCATATATTGGTTACAAAAGAATAAAATACAAGTTTTAACAACAGGATTTCATAAGCATAAAAAAGCGATAAATCTATACCATACTAAATTCTATCATAATAATAATATAGCTATAGTTTTTGGTTCTGAAAATAAAGGAGTATCTAATATTTGGATTGAGAAAGCTAATAAAATAATAACAATTCCTATGTTTGGAAATATAGATTCATTAAATGTTAGCAATGCAATGTCTATAATTATATATGAAATTATTAGACAAAGAAATTATGCTAAAATATAA